A DNA window from Brassica napus cultivar Da-Ae chromosome C1, Da-Ae, whole genome shotgun sequence contains the following coding sequences:
- the LOC106377740 gene encoding UDP-glycosyltransferase 84A4-like has product MEIGCKLLKLIQRLEVAGKREIKNLVKRYEDKKQPVRCIINNAFVPWVCDVADELQIPSSVLWVQSCACLTAYYYNQNQLAKFPTKTEPEINVEVPFMPLVLKHDEIPSFLHPSCRYSIFADLFLQQIKRLPKTSSVLIDTFEELERDIIDHMSQLCPEVIINPIRPLFMMAKTTSSDIKGDISDSANQCMEWLDSKEPSSIVYISFGTVVHVKQEQIDEIAHGLLNSGLSFLWVVRPPTEGLSRAPHVLPRE; this is encoded by the exons ATGGAGATTGGATG TAAACTCTTGAAGCTTATCCAACGTCTTGAAGTTGCTGGAAAACGAGAGATCAAGAATCTGGTCAAGAGATACGAGGACAAGAAGCAACCCGTAAGGTGTATTATAAACAACGCTTTTGTGCCGTGGGTGTGTGACGTGGCTGATGAGCTTCAAATCCCTTCGTCTGTTCTTTGGGTCCAGTCTTGCGCTTGTCTCACCGCTTATTATTATAACCAGAACCAGTTAGCTAAGTTTCCGACCAAAACAGAACCGGAGATCAACGTTGAAGTCCCCTTCATGCCATTAGTGTTGAAGCATGACGAGATCCCAAGCTTTCTTCACCCTTCCTGTCGATACTCCATTTTCGCAGACCTCTTTTTACAGCAAATTAAACGACTTCCCAAGACCTCTTCTGTTCTCATAGACACTTTTGAAGAACTAGAAAGAGACATCATCGACCACATGTCTCAGCTATGCCCTGAAGTCATCATCAATCCCATCAGACCCCTCTTCATGATGGCTAAAACCACGAGCTCTGATATCAAGGGAGACATCTCTGACTCTGCAAATCAGTGCATGGAGTGGCTTGACTCGAAAGAACCATCCTCCATCGTTTACATCTCCTTTGGGACCGTAGTCCACGTGAAGCAAGAGCAGATCGACGAGATCGCTCACGGCCTTCTAAACTCCGGCTTATCCTTCTTATGGGTGGTTCGGCCTCCTACGGAAGGGTTATCCCGAGCACCACATGTGTTGCCTCGAGAGTGA